In a single window of the Arachis hypogaea cultivar Tifrunner chromosome 6, arahy.Tifrunner.gnm2.J5K5, whole genome shotgun sequence genome:
- the LOC112698263 gene encoding uncharacterized protein, translating into MCISLFLWQAHPLYPFLLFNNRDEYHNRHVRPVSWWEGCDVLGGKDEIGGGTWMACSKEGKVAFLTNVLELHSSPQAKSRGDLPLLFLKSSKRPREFAESLKGGADKYNGFNLIVADIESKCMVYISNRPKGQQISIQEVSPGLHVLSNAKLDTPWHKTQRLEVSFKEQLAKYGKGEIPVKETMKKILKDKVKAEESGLPHICSLDWELNLSSIFVEIETPLGLYGTRSSAALVVRSGGGEASFFEEYLDDGIWKEHVTDFSMMV; encoded by the exons ATGTGTATATCACTGTTTCTATGGCAAGCCCACCCACTCTacccttttcttcttttcaacaaCAGAGACGAGTATCACAACAGGCAC GTTAGGCCAGTGTCATGGTGGGAAGGTTGTGACGTATTGGGAGGAAAAGATGAGATAGGAGGAGGGACATGGATGGCTTGTTCTAAAGAAGGAAAGGTTGCTTTTCTTACCAATGTTTTGGAGCTTCATTCTTCTCCCCAAGCCAAATCTCGTGGTGACCTACCTCTCTTGTTTCTTAAG AGCAGCAAGAGACCCAGAGAATTTGCTGAAAGCCTAAAAGGAGGGGCTGATAAGTACAATGGGTTCAACTTAATTGTTGCAGATATTGAGTCAAAATGCATGGTATACATCTCCAACAGGCCCAAAGGACAACAGATTAGCATTCAGGAGGTTTCTCCAGGACTGCATGTGCTTTCCAATGCCAAACTTGACACGCCATGGCACAAG ACTCAACGTCTTGAAGTGAGCTTCAAAGAACAACTTGCTAAGTATGGGAAAGGTGAGATTCCTGTGAAGGAGAcgatgaaaaagatattgaaggACAAAGTTAAAGCTGAGGAGAGTGGTCTACCTCATATTTGCTCTCTTGATTGGGAACTTAATTTGAGCTCCATCTTTGTTGAAATAGAAACACCACTG GGTCTTTATGGGACAAGAAGCAGTGCTGCATTAGTTGTGAGATCAGGTGGTGGTGAAGCAAGTTTTTTTGAGGAATATCTGGATGATGGTATTTGGAAGGAGCATGTTACTGATTTCTCTATGATGGTATGA